From one Bacteroides intestinalis DSM 17393 genomic stretch:
- the traK gene encoding conjugative transposon protein TraK, translating to MEFKSLKNIETSFRQIRLFGIVFLCLCALVSVFSVVASFRFAEKQREKIYVLDGGKSLMLALSQDLSQNRPVEAREHIRRFHELFFTLSPDRAAIESNINRALFLVDKSAFAYYQDMQEKGYYNRVVSGNISQRIEVDSVVCDFNAYPYRAMTYARQMIVRESNITERSLVTRCELINSGRSDNNPQGFIMEKFEILENRDLRTLKR from the coding sequence ATGGAATTCAAGTCATTAAAAAACATCGAAACAAGTTTCAGGCAGATTCGGCTTTTCGGTATCGTGTTCCTCTGCCTGTGCGCGCTGGTATCCGTGTTCAGCGTGGTCGCGAGCTTCCGTTTCGCCGAAAAGCAGCGCGAGAAGATCTACGTCCTGGACGGGGGCAAGTCGCTGATGCTGGCGCTCTCGCAGGATTTGAGCCAGAACCGCCCCGTGGAGGCGCGCGAACATATCCGGCGTTTTCACGAGTTGTTCTTCACCCTCTCGCCCGACCGTGCGGCCATCGAGAGCAACATCAACCGCGCGCTGTTCCTGGTCGATAAGAGCGCCTTCGCCTATTACCAGGACATGCAGGAGAAAGGTTACTACAACCGTGTGGTGTCGGGGAACATCAGCCAGCGTATCGAGGTGGACTCCGTGGTGTGCGACTTCAACGCCTATCCCTACCGGGCCATGACCTATGCCCGGCAAATGATTGTCCGCGAGAGCAACATCACCGAGCGTTCGCTGGTCACGCGCTGCGAGCTGATCAACTCGGGGCGTTCGGACAATAACCCGCAGGGTTTCATCATGGAGAAATTCGAGATTCTGGAGAACCGCGATTTACGTACATTAAAAAGATAA
- a CDS encoding TraL conjugative transposon family protein, with translation MAKKRIKAFGEWVEDHLRRACGALSPDKRIIVILTLLLFFSVLSLYFTVSSIYRFGKGAGERMQIRHIERLELELRQRQEADSVKHLKDFNYDDERKTE, from the coding sequence ATGGCAAAGAAGAGAATAAAGGCTTTCGGGGAGTGGGTCGAAGACCACCTGCGCCGCGCTTGCGGGGCGCTCTCGCCCGATAAGCGGATTATCGTGATCCTCACGCTGCTCTTGTTCTTTTCCGTCTTGTCGCTCTACTTTACCGTGTCTTCCATCTACCGCTTCGGCAAGGGAGCCGGGGAACGGATGCAGATACGGCATATCGAGCGGCTGGAACTGGAATTAAGACAACGGCAGGAGGCCGACAGTGTAAAACATCTAAAAGATTTCAATTATGACGACGAACGAAAAACAGAATAA
- the traM gene encoding conjugative transposon protein TraM, which translates to MTTNEKQNKQPEAGKKELTPRQIQMRKKMVVFPLFFLAFAGCMWLIFSPGEKEREEPSAGFNTELPTPESEGILSDKRDAYVQEEMRRREREKMRSLQDFAFGMEDEEEEPVMPAAVPDKSSGSVGGSSGAFRTSRAAYADINRQLGSFYEDTAGETGEEREMQARIEELERRLEEQQAQKTAQEEQVALLEKSYEIAARYMNGGQAPEAPRQKTSVSGKASVQPVRQVRRNIVSLLAAPLPDSVFAREFVKPRNWGFNTVGSDLREPERNSIRAAVQQTVTLTDGGEVTFRLLEPMMAGDLLIPSGTPVTGTARINGERLTVKVSAVQHGGAVVPVDLSVYDTNGNEGIPVPGSEELNAVKEIAANMGAGMGSSITITDDAGSQLLSDLGRSAIQGVSQYVSKKMRSVKVTLKAGYSVLLLPPLQ; encoded by the coding sequence ATGACGACGAACGAAAAACAGAATAAACAGCCGGAGGCGGGGAAAAAGGAACTCACGCCCCGGCAGATACAGATGCGGAAGAAGATGGTGGTCTTCCCGCTCTTTTTCCTGGCCTTTGCCGGGTGCATGTGGCTGATCTTCTCCCCCGGCGAAAAAGAACGGGAGGAGCCTTCGGCGGGTTTCAACACGGAGCTGCCGACCCCGGAATCGGAGGGTATTCTCTCGGACAAGCGTGATGCCTACGTGCAGGAGGAGATGCGGCGCAGGGAGCGGGAAAAGATGCGCTCCTTGCAGGATTTCGCGTTCGGGATGGAGGACGAGGAGGAAGAGCCCGTCATGCCCGCTGCCGTGCCGGATAAGTCTTCCGGCTCTGTCGGCGGTTCGTCGGGAGCTTTCCGGACTTCCCGTGCCGCCTATGCCGACATCAACCGCCAGTTAGGCAGTTTCTACGAGGACACCGCCGGTGAAACGGGGGAAGAGCGCGAGATGCAGGCCCGCATCGAGGAACTGGAACGCCGCCTGGAAGAACAGCAGGCGCAGAAAACGGCCCAGGAGGAGCAGGTGGCGCTGCTGGAGAAGTCCTACGAGATCGCCGCCCGCTATATGAATGGCGGTCAGGCCCCTGAAGCCCCGCGTCAGAAGACCTCCGTTTCCGGCAAGGCTTCCGTGCAGCCCGTGCGCCAGGTGCGCCGTAACATCGTGTCGCTGCTCGCCGCCCCGCTGCCCGATTCGGTCTTCGCCCGTGAGTTCGTCAAGCCCCGGAACTGGGGTTTCAACACGGTGGGGAGCGACCTTCGCGAGCCCGAGCGCAACAGTATCCGTGCCGCCGTGCAGCAAACCGTGACGCTCACCGATGGCGGGGAGGTTACTTTCCGGCTGTTGGAACCGATGATGGCGGGAGATCTGCTCATCCCCTCGGGTACGCCCGTAACGGGGACGGCGAGGATCAACGGCGAACGGCTGACGGTCAAGGTCAGCGCTGTCCAGCACGGCGGGGCGGTCGTTCCGGTCGATCTGTCGGTCTATGACACGAACGGCAACGAGGGTATTCCCGTGCCGGGGTCGGAAGAACTCAATGCCGTGAAGGAGATCGCCGCCAATATGGGCGCGGGCATGGGCAGCAGTATCACGATCACGGACGATGCCGGTTCGCAACTGCTCTCCGACCTGGGGCGCAGCGCCATCCAGGGCGTGTCGCAATACGTGAGCAAGAAGATGCGCTCGGTCAAGGTCACGCTCAAGGCCGGTTACAGCGTCCTGCTGCTCCCGCCCCTTCAATAA
- the traN gene encoding conjugative transposon protein TraN: MKKILLALAFIGCMFAAHAQEKPSTGDLYDGLTRPLTFNRVIPPYALEVTFSKTVHVIFPSAIRYVDLGSSDLLAAKADGTENVLRVKAALRDFSRESNLSVITEDGAYYSFNVKYADEPVKLSVEMADFLHDGEAVNRPNNALDIYLQELGCESPLLVKLIMQSIYKNDRREIKHIGCKRFGVQYLLKGIYVHNDLLYFHLQLKNSSNVPFNVDYLTFKITDKKVAKRTAIQEQVVWPVRAYNNVQVIGGKRTERMVFTLPKFTLADDKQLVVELHEQQGGRHQTFTVENADLVRARVINELKVK, encoded by the coding sequence ATGAAAAAGATTCTTCTGGCACTCGCTTTTATCGGGTGCATGTTCGCTGCCCACGCGCAGGAAAAGCCCTCCACGGGCGATTTGTACGACGGTCTTACCCGTCCGCTGACTTTCAACCGGGTTATCCCGCCCTACGCGCTGGAGGTGACGTTCAGCAAGACCGTGCATGTGATTTTCCCCTCGGCCATCCGTTACGTCGATCTGGGGTCTTCGGATCTTCTGGCGGCGAAAGCCGACGGCACGGAAAACGTGCTGCGTGTAAAGGCGGCCCTGCGTGATTTCTCGCGCGAGAGCAACCTTTCGGTCATTACCGAGGACGGGGCCTATTACAGCTTCAATGTCAAGTATGCCGACGAGCCGGTGAAACTGTCGGTCGAGATGGCGGACTTCCTGCATGACGGGGAGGCGGTAAACCGCCCCAATAACGCGCTGGACATCTATTTGCAGGAGTTGGGATGCGAATCTCCGCTGCTGGTCAAACTGATCATGCAGTCCATTTACAAGAATGACCGCCGCGAGATCAAGCATATCGGTTGCAAGCGTTTCGGGGTACAATACCTCCTCAAAGGTATCTACGTGCATAACGACCTGCTTTATTTCCACCTCCAACTGAAAAACTCCTCCAACGTGCCTTTCAACGTGGACTACCTGACGTTCAAGATTACGGACAAGAAGGTGGCCAAACGCACGGCCATCCAGGAGCAGGTCGTATGGCCCGTGCGTGCGTACAACAACGTGCAGGTCATCGGCGGCAAGCGTACCGAGCGCATGGTCTTCACGCTCCCGAAGTTCACGCTGGCCGACGACAAGCAGCTGGTCGTGGAACTGCACGAGCAGCAGGGCGGGCGACACCAGACTTTCACGGTGGAGAATGCCGACCTGGTGCGCGCACGTGTTATCAACGAGTTAAAGGTAAAGTGA
- a CDS encoding conjugal transfer protein TraO: MKRAIFILTLGLCLLLSDGAHAQRALPAMRGLEIRGGMTDGFYTRDSRSETGYWFGMAMSRYAKNADKWVFGAEFLNRYYPYKSERIPVAQFTAEGGYYYKFLADPSRTFFFYLGGSALAGYESVNRGERRLYDGSTLRHRDRFLYGGAVTLEVDAYLTDRIILSLTGRERILWGTTTGHFHAQFGLGVKFIIH; the protein is encoded by the coding sequence ATGAAACGGGCGATATTCATTCTCACGCTGGGGTTATGCCTCCTCCTTTCGGACGGGGCGCACGCCCAGCGTGCCCTGCCCGCCATGCGCGGGCTGGAAATACGGGGAGGCATGACCGACGGCTTCTATACCCGGGACAGCCGCAGCGAAACGGGCTACTGGTTCGGGATGGCCATGAGCCGCTACGCGAAGAATGCCGACAAGTGGGTGTTCGGCGCGGAGTTCCTGAACCGTTATTACCCCTACAAGTCGGAACGTATCCCTGTGGCGCAGTTCACGGCCGAGGGCGGTTACTATTACAAGTTCCTCGCCGACCCGTCCAGGACTTTTTTCTTCTACCTCGGCGGCTCGGCGCTGGCCGGTTACGAGAGTGTGAACCGGGGCGAGAGGCGGCTCTATGACGGCTCTACGCTCCGCCACCGCGACCGTTTCCTCTATGGCGGGGCCGTCACGCTGGAGGTCGATGCGTACCTGACCGACAGGATTATCCTCTCGCTGACGGGGCGTGAGCGTATCCTATGGGGCACTACAACGGGACATTTCCACGCGCAGTTCGGCCTGGGCGTGAAATTCATAATCCATTAA
- a CDS encoding DUF3872 domain-containing protein: protein MKKMKKILALAVWIVALGLLCASCDNGLDIQQAYTFSLETMPVQKRISVGETAEIRCTLVREGRYDGARYTIRYFQPDGRGELRMDDGTVFLPNDRYPLDREVFRLYYTSRSDDQQAIDVYVEDNTGQVVKTSFTFQSENGTEETER from the coding sequence ATGAAAAAGATGAAAAAGATATTGGCCCTGGCGGTCTGGATCGTCGCCCTGGGTCTTTTATGCGCATCCTGCGACAACGGGCTGGATATACAGCAGGCGTACACGTTCTCTCTGGAAACGATGCCCGTTCAGAAGCGAATCTCCGTTGGTGAAACCGCTGAAATCCGCTGCACGCTCGTGCGGGAGGGGAGATATGACGGCGCGCGTTACACGATCCGCTATTTCCAGCCCGACGGGCGCGGTGAGTTGAGGATGGACGACGGTACGGTGTTCCTGCCCAACGACCGCTATCCGCTCGACCGTGAGGTGTTCCGCCTCTATTACACATCGCGCAGCGATGACCAGCAGGCCATCGACGTCTATGTCGAGGACAACACGGGTCAGGTCGTGAAGACCTCCTTCACGTTCCAGAGCGAGAACGGGACGGAGGAAACGGAACGATAA
- a CDS encoding DUF4116 domain-containing protein translates to MTEQERIDIAYLDTGVYENPWRENLFETLPEDRKTAEVCRFAIKKSAFNIEFVPEAMKTPELCLAAAGHRGETLKFVPDRLKTPKMCRAAVDSNSYALYYVPEGLKTPELCMAAVKRNGLVLEVVPGELRTPQICRAALKAVDSADYKILPYIPYPDICLEGLKKFGMSFVDKFEIFASIAPEVMTGELALHGVGMDASCLSLVPVELRTEAVCLRAVSGDGILLHEVPEELRTERVCEAAVSSNYLALEYVPKHLKTDRLCGMALERDPLAIRFFNPEQLTPEVCNRALARTDDLRVLRYIPFEEIHLKVLGFYCTNYDKTFDFLENMNPWFLTPRVAREIFALEPELFYNLPDHAKNEEMCRRAVGHDGSYLQYVPEKWKTPELCMEAIRRSPYAIAHLPESMKSPDLYMSLVRENPQNLKGVPREARTPEMSREAFERTYGKDKTDFSVISALSDPALVLQVFREQDDPQQIHRLMSVLHLNRRLVTEEVALEAVRKDAGVLYDIPQTAITPLVADTAVRGDPRMIQWVPRELRTADLCLYAEAAHPELRVYVPDEIAKGRNIYSFHRQVDAKLRQPLEYEQYKTLYSGGAVRVNNVWTSVAGEIDCCEVRYDRKTEKLKLRIVEPPREKKAQPKVAPRKPARGPKL, encoded by the coding sequence ATGACAGAGCAAGAGAGAATAGATATAGCCTATCTCGATACGGGGGTGTACGAGAACCCGTGGCGTGAGAACCTTTTCGAGACGCTGCCCGAGGATCGGAAAACGGCGGAGGTCTGCCGTTTCGCCATCAAGAAATCGGCTTTCAACATCGAGTTCGTTCCCGAAGCGATGAAAACGCCGGAACTTTGTCTTGCCGCGGCCGGCCACCGGGGCGAAACACTGAAATTCGTCCCTGACCGTCTGAAGACACCGAAAATGTGCCGTGCCGCCGTCGATAGCAACAGCTACGCGCTGTATTACGTTCCGGAGGGGTTGAAGACCCCCGAACTGTGCATGGCGGCCGTGAAGCGCAACGGCCTGGTGCTGGAGGTCGTTCCCGGGGAATTGAGGACGCCGCAAATATGCCGTGCGGCGTTGAAAGCGGTGGACAGTGCCGATTACAAGATACTCCCTTACATTCCGTATCCCGATATATGCCTGGAAGGGCTGAAAAAATTCGGGATGTCGTTCGTGGACAAGTTCGAGATTTTCGCCTCCATTGCCCCGGAGGTCATGACCGGGGAGCTGGCCCTTCACGGCGTGGGGATGGACGCGTCCTGCCTTTCGCTCGTGCCGGTGGAACTGCGCACGGAGGCAGTCTGCCTGCGTGCCGTCAGCGGGGACGGCATCCTGCTCCATGAAGTGCCGGAGGAATTACGCACGGAACGGGTCTGCGAGGCCGCCGTGTCCTCGAACTACCTGGCACTGGAGTACGTTCCGAAGCATCTGAAAACCGACCGTCTGTGCGGGATGGCGCTGGAGCGCGATCCCCTGGCCATCCGCTTTTTCAACCCCGAACAGCTCACGCCGGAGGTCTGCAACCGGGCGTTGGCCCGTACCGACGACCTGCGTGTCCTCCGCTATATCCCCTTCGAGGAGATACACCTGAAAGTGTTGGGGTTCTATTGCACGAATTACGATAAGACCTTCGATTTTTTGGAGAACATGAACCCCTGGTTCCTCACGCCGAGGGTGGCCCGGGAAATTTTCGCCCTGGAGCCGGAGCTGTTCTACAACCTTCCCGATCACGCCAAGAACGAGGAGATGTGCCGCCGGGCCGTCGGGCACGACGGGAGCTACCTGCAATATGTCCCCGAGAAGTGGAAAACGCCGGAGTTGTGCATGGAGGCCATACGGCGCAGTCCCTATGCCATCGCCCACCTGCCCGAGAGCATGAAAAGCCCGGATCTATACATGAGCCTGGTGCGGGAGAACCCGCAAAACCTGAAAGGCGTCCCCCGCGAAGCCCGGACGCCGGAGATGAGCCGGGAGGCTTTCGAGCGTACCTACGGGAAGGACAAAACCGATTTCTCGGTTATCAGCGCGTTGAGCGACCCCGCCCTGGTCTTGCAGGTGTTCCGCGAACAGGACGACCCGCAGCAGATACACCGGTTGATGAGTGTCCTGCACCTGAACCGCCGGCTTGTAACGGAGGAGGTGGCGTTGGAGGCCGTTCGCAAGGATGCGGGGGTGCTGTACGACATTCCCCAGACGGCCATCACGCCGCTCGTGGCCGATACGGCCGTGCGGGGCGACCCGAGGATGATCCAGTGGGTTCCGAGGGAGCTTCGCACGGCGGATCTGTGCCTCTATGCCGAGGCCGCCCATCCCGAGTTGCGGGTTTACGTTCCCGACGAAATAGCAAAGGGACGTAATATCTACTCGTTCCACCGTCAGGTGGACGCGAAATTGCGGCAGCCGCTCGAATATGAACAATACAAGACCCTCTACTCGGGCGGCGCGGTGCGTGTGAACAACGTGTGGACGTCGGTTGCGGGTGAGATTGACTGCTGCGAGGTGCGTTACGACCGTAAGACGGAGAAACTCAAACTGCGGATCGTCGAACCGCCCAGGGAGAAGAAGGCGCAGCCGAAGGTCGCGCCCCGCAAACCCGCCCGGGGGCCGAAATTGTAG
- a CDS encoding DUF6956 domain-containing protein: MKTNEVNKEISYETLLVTFGEGIGRLDTMFDDPQVWGVATLKQWIDGYETTRFTEIDDRTAVITSEYNMDSVKEWLQKNTPIINLEKR; the protein is encoded by the coding sequence ATGAAAACGAATGAAGTAAACAAGGAAATCTCCTATGAAACGCTGCTCGTAACCTTCGGCGAGGGTATCGGGCGGCTCGACACCATGTTCGACGACCCGCAGGTGTGGGGCGTTGCCACGCTGAAGCAGTGGATCGACGGGTATGAAACTACGCGCTTCACCGAAATCGACGACCGAACGGCGGTTATCACATCCGAATACAACATGGACAGCGTGAAGGAATGGCTGCAAAAGAACACACCGATTATCAACCTGGAAAAACGATAA
- a CDS encoding PcfJ domain-containing protein: MKPRTKFQQNVVAASKHLPPLTPAQIEWGYKNCIEHIGRRTPKGLITCTECGHTWQSENGELTDNLLGCECPHCHTTLKVETTLRRKFNDYEYLCIVTRCKGFQVLRFVYIECWAKVGQTPVYTHIEAVQRWIAPDGRSATFARLRPMGFFVHGWSWSSALELRAENDGKYNITPTRIYPRQRLIPELRRSGYGKQLPDVTPFDLIHLLLSENKAETLLKAGQTTLVRFFARSSRNIADYWPAIRIAIRNGYAIGKPTEWCDYIDLLRFFGKDLHNAHFVCPADLPAAHDLYMAKKRRHMQMERRQEERRKALEQEASFVKAKGRFFGVEFSDGEIRIKVLDSVEAIRQEGEAMHHCVFTNEYYLKADSLILSATIDGKRIETIEVSLKRMEVVQSRGVCNKNTPYHGQILKLMKGNMSLIRKRMTA, translated from the coding sequence ATGAAACCGAGAACAAAATTCCAACAGAACGTCGTGGCGGCAAGCAAACACCTGCCGCCGCTTACCCCCGCACAAATCGAATGGGGGTACAAGAACTGCATCGAGCATATCGGACGCCGCACGCCGAAAGGACTTATCACCTGCACCGAGTGCGGCCACACGTGGCAGAGCGAAAACGGAGAACTCACGGACAATCTGTTAGGGTGCGAGTGTCCGCACTGCCACACCACGCTGAAAGTGGAAACCACCCTGCGCCGCAAGTTCAACGATTACGAGTATTTGTGTATCGTAACCCGCTGCAAGGGTTTTCAAGTCCTGCGCTTCGTCTATATCGAGTGTTGGGCGAAAGTGGGACAGACGCCCGTTTACACCCATATCGAAGCCGTACAGCGGTGGATTGCCCCCGACGGACGCTCCGCAACCTTCGCACGGCTGCGCCCGATGGGCTTCTTCGTTCACGGGTGGAGTTGGTCGAGCGCATTGGAACTGCGGGCGGAGAACGACGGGAAATACAACATCACGCCCACACGCATCTATCCCCGGCAACGGCTTATCCCCGAACTGCGCCGAAGCGGTTACGGCAAACAACTCCCCGATGTAACCCCTTTCGACCTTATCCACCTGCTGCTCTCGGAGAACAAGGCCGAAACGCTGCTTAAAGCGGGACAAACGACACTCGTGCGATTTTTCGCCCGTTCCTCCCGCAATATCGCAGACTATTGGCCGGCCATCCGTATCGCCATCCGTAACGGGTACGCTATCGGGAAACCGACGGAATGGTGCGACTACATCGACCTGCTGCGATTTTTCGGGAAAGACCTGCATAACGCCCATTTCGTGTGTCCCGCAGACCTGCCCGCAGCGCATGACCTCTACATGGCTAAAAAACGGCGGCACATGCAAATGGAACGGCGGCAGGAGGAACGGCGCAAGGCGTTGGAACAGGAAGCCTCGTTTGTCAAAGCCAAAGGACGGTTTTTCGGAGTGGAGTTTTCCGACGGGGAAATCCGCATCAAGGTATTGGACAGCGTTGAAGCCATACGGCAGGAGGGCGAGGCCATGCACCACTGCGTGTTTACCAACGAATACTATCTGAAAGCCGACTCGCTCATACTCTCGGCCACAATCGACGGCAAACGTATCGAAACGATAGAGGTGTCCCTAAAACGCATGGAGGTCGTGCAGAGCCGTGGCGTGTGTAACAAGAATACCCCATACCACGGGCAAATACTGAAACTGATGAAGGGGAACATGTCCCTTATACGGAAACGAATGACAGCATAA
- a CDS encoding PcfK-like family protein — MAQGTDYFKLTIQNYLDARAREDELFAPRYANPKKNIDDCCTFIINQVRQSGCNGFADEEIYSMALHYYDEEDIDIGKPVSCKVVVNHTVELTEEEKAEARRNAIRKAESEAYAKLAKAKSKPKKIEDNKLMPSLF; from the coding sequence ATGGCACAAGGAACAGATTATTTCAAACTGACGATACAGAACTATCTCGACGCACGGGCACGGGAGGACGAACTTTTCGCACCCCGATACGCCAACCCGAAAAAGAACATTGACGATTGCTGCACTTTCATCATCAACCAAGTACGGCAGAGCGGTTGCAACGGGTTTGCCGACGAGGAAATATACTCTATGGCACTCCACTATTACGACGAGGAGGACATCGACATCGGCAAACCCGTCAGTTGCAAGGTAGTGGTCAATCACACCGTCGAACTGACCGAGGAGGAAAAAGCCGAGGCACGGCGGAACGCCATACGGAAGGCCGAGAGCGAAGCCTACGCCAAGTTGGCGAAAGCCAAGTCCAAACCCAAGAAAATCGAAGATAACAAACTAATGCCCAGTCTATTTTAG
- a CDS encoding helix-turn-helix domain-containing protein has protein sequence MEIISMDVKAFDALAGHVEAIERKAEALCRRQEDVSLKKWLDNQDVCDVLGISKRTLQTYREKGLLPFSRIRHKIFYKPEDVGKLLQSSHYPNTAAL, from the coding sequence ATGGAAATAATAAGTATGGACGTGAAGGCTTTCGACGCGCTGGCAGGGCACGTGGAAGCCATTGAAAGAAAAGCCGAGGCGTTATGCCGCAGGCAAGAGGACGTGAGTTTGAAAAAATGGCTGGACAACCAGGATGTCTGTGACGTGCTGGGTATATCGAAACGTACCCTGCAAACCTACCGGGAGAAAGGGTTGCTGCCTTTCAGCCGCATCCGTCACAAAATCTTCTACAAACCGGAAGATGTCGGGAAACTGCTGCAATCGTCGCACTATCCTAATACCGCCGCGTTATGA
- a CDS encoding helix-turn-helix domain-containing protein: MSHYFIDKHDPRVADLFRRLEKAGKALDKLESSGGRTLKGERFVTDEELSRLLKISRRTLQEYRTARIIPYYLIQGKVLYMESEIQKLLEDSRKKCIGGQEWV, encoded by the coding sequence ATGAGCCATTATTTCATCGACAAGCACGATCCGCGTGTGGCGGATCTCTTCCGGCGTTTGGAAAAGGCCGGCAAGGCACTGGATAAACTGGAATCCTCCGGAGGCCGGACACTCAAGGGAGAGCGGTTCGTCACCGACGAGGAATTGTCCCGGCTGCTGAAAATCAGCAGGCGTACATTGCAGGAATACCGCACGGCGCGGATCATTCCCTATTATTTGATTCAGGGCAAGGTACTATACATGGAATCCGAGATACAGAAACTTCTGGAAGATTCCCGGAAGAAATGTATCGGGGGACAGGAATGGGTATAA
- a CDS encoding site-specific integrase — METNNKEIKRRSTFSLLFYINRTKIRKDGTCKLLCKVSIDAKSAPININAFVDPSLWNPETKRANGRSENARTVNLAIEKLTEKITGHYRHIRKSLGFVTAELVKNAVEGIGQKPFTLLALFREHNEEFRKRVGVDRKEETYESYENSYNILASFVKKRKEKEDVALRSLDREFYDDFEIFLRTDREMKPKTVHEHLYRLKKMTKRAVSQGTLRRDPYGKLHPELPRRKSRHLKLEDLKKLMETPVDKPNLQRVRDWFLFATFTGLSYADLKRLSEKDITQSDDGTYWIHIRRQKTETPSAIRLLNVPLQIIEKYRHERKSDRIFNLYCRGYLIKLTRELGRTYGFDMTFHKARHNFGTHITLSLGVPIETVSRMMGHKSISTTQIYAKVTDRKVDEDMKRLKEQTKGRKINLYEEYEPETADIITVNG; from the coding sequence ATGGAAACGAATAATAAAGAGATAAAACGTCGCAGCACGTTCTCCCTGCTGTTCTACATCAACCGCACGAAAATCCGCAAGGACGGAACATGTAAATTGTTATGCAAGGTAAGCATCGACGCCAAGTCGGCCCCGATCAATATCAACGCGTTTGTCGATCCATCGCTTTGGAATCCGGAAACCAAAAGGGCGAACGGACGAAGCGAGAACGCCCGAACGGTAAACCTGGCAATAGAGAAACTGACCGAAAAAATCACCGGACATTACCGTCATATTCGTAAAAGCCTCGGTTTCGTGACGGCCGAGCTGGTCAAAAACGCCGTGGAAGGAATCGGGCAGAAACCGTTCACCCTCCTTGCCTTGTTCCGCGAGCATAACGAGGAGTTCCGCAAGCGTGTCGGCGTGGATCGCAAGGAAGAAACTTATGAAAGTTACGAGAACTCCTATAATATTTTAGCCTCCTTCGTGAAAAAAAGGAAGGAAAAGGAGGATGTAGCGTTGCGGAGCCTTGACCGGGAGTTCTACGATGATTTTGAAATATTCCTGCGTACAGATCGTGAAATGAAACCCAAGACAGTACACGAGCATCTTTACCGGTTGAAGAAAATGACCAAGCGGGCTGTCAGTCAGGGTACACTCCGGCGCGACCCTTACGGGAAGCTGCACCCGGAACTGCCCCGGCGCAAGAGCCGCCATTTGAAACTCGAAGACCTCAAAAAGCTGATGGAAACTCCCGTCGATAAACCCAACCTCCAGCGGGTGCGGGACTGGTTTCTCTTCGCTACCTTCACGGGGTTGTCCTACGCCGACCTGAAACGCTTGTCCGAAAAAGACATCACGCAGTCGGACGACGGAACGTACTGGATACACATCCGGCGCCAGAAGACCGAAACGCCCTCGGCCATCCGCCTGCTGAACGTGCCGTTGCAGATCATCGAGAAATACCGCCACGAGCGTAAAAGCGACAGGATTTTCAACCTCTATTGCCGGGGGTATCTCATCAAGCTCACCAGAGAACTGGGACGGACATACGGCTTCGACATGACCTTTCACAAGGCGAGGCACAATTTCGGGACACATATCACGCTCTCGTTGGGAGTGCCTATCGAAACTGTCAGCCGCATGATGGGACACAAGAGCATTTCCACCACGCAGATTTACGCCAAAGTGACCGACCGCAAGGTGGACGAGGACATGAAACGGCTGAAAGAACAGACCAAAGGCCGGAAAATAAATCTCTACGAGGAGTACGAACCGGAAACGGCAGATATTATAACGGTAAACGGTTGA